The genomic interval GCGTTCGCGGAGGTGGCGGAGGAGTTGGCTGCGGCTGAGGTGCTGCTGACGGGGTGGGGGTGCCCGCGGATCACGGCCGACGTGTTGGACGCGGCGCCGAAGCTGCGGGCGATCGTGCATGCGGCGGGGACGATCAAGACGTTCGTCGATCCGGTGGTGTTCGACCGGGGGATCGAGGTGTCGTCGGCGGCCGCGGCGAATGCGATCCCGGTCGCGGAGTTCACGCTGGCGGCGATCGTGCTGGCGGCGAAACGGGCGTTCCGGCACCGGGACTGGTTCCAGGCCTCGGGCACCAAACGACCGTTGCCTGGGGCACCGATTCTTGGAGCGCTCGGTACGACGGTCGGCGTACTGGGGGCGTCGCGGATCGGACGACTGGTGATCGAGCGCCTGCAGTCACTCGACGTCGACGTGCTCGTGAGTGACCCGTACCTGAGTCCAGCTGAGGCGACCGAGCTGGGTGCGCGCTGGTGTGAGCTGCCGGAGCTGTTCGCGGCGAGCAATATCGTCACTGTGCATGCGCCGCTGCTGCAGGAGACCGCCGGTTTGGTGTCGGCCGAGTTGCTGGCCGCGATGCCGGACGGCAGCGTGCTGATCAACACCGCGCGGGGTGGATTGGTGGATCACGCGGCCCTCGAACGCGAGTGTGTTTCCGGTCGCCTGGACGCCGTACTCGACGTCACCGACCCCGAGCCGCTGCCACTCGACTCACCGTTGCTGCGGGCCCCCAACGTCTTCATCACCCCGCACCTCGCCGGCGCCATGGGCAACGAAGTCACCCGCCTCGGCGAGGCGGCAGTCGCCGAGGTCGAGCGCCTCGCAGCCGGCCAGGCCCTGGCCCACAGCATCCACCGAGAAGACCTGGGACGCATCGCATGACCCAGTTGCAGTTGCCGGCGCCGGATCGGGTGTTGTCCTCGCGGACCGGGTACACGCGGGAGACCTGGTTGGGGGTAGCCGATCACTTGCTGGACTCGTTGGTGCCTTGGTTTTCGGCCAGCGGGGCGCAGGTGCGGTTGCCGGGGCGGGGGAGTTGGTCGGGGGCCGACTGCGACGGGTTGGAGGGGTTTGCCCGGTCGTTCCTGCTGGCGGCGTTCCGGATTGCCGCGGATGGAGGAGACGAGCGGCTGGTCGAGCGGTACGCGCGAGGTCTGGTGGCCGGCGCGGCGGGTGAGTGGCCGCGGTTGACGCCCTGTTCGCAGCAGATGGTGGAGGCGGCGGCGATCGCGGTCGGGCTGCACGAGTCGCGGGCGTGGCTGTGGGACAAGCTCGACGTACCCGAGCAGGAGAAGGTGGTCGACTGGCTGAGTGGGTTCGTCGGGTCGCGGACGTGGGACAACAACTGGCGGTTGTTCCAGGTCGTCGGGGAGCAGTTCCTCGCGTCCGTCGGAGCGCCGTACTCGCAGGACGACATCGACGGTGGGCTCGATCGGATCGAGGACTGGTACGTCGGTGACGGGTGGTACTCCGATGGCGACGGGCAGAACTTCGACCACTACATCGGTTGGGCGATGCATCTGTATCCGGGTCTGTGGACACGGATGGCCGGCCCGTCAGCCGAGGGCCGTCTCGCGGTCTACAAAGAACGCCTGCACCGCTTCCTCGAGGACGCCGTCCACCTCACCGGCACCGACGGAGCGCCGATCCACTTCGGTCGTTCCCTGTGCTACCGCATGGCGGCCGCTGCGCCGTACTGGATGGGCGCACTCCTCGACGCGACCCCGCTCACGCCAGGCCAGACCCGCCGCCTCTGCTCCGGCACCCTCCGCCACTTCGTCGACCACGGCGCCCCCGACGAACGCGGCCTCCTGAACCTCGGCTGGCATCACCACTTCCTCCCCACCACCCAGCCGTACTCCGGCCCAGGCTCGCCGTACTGGGCGTCCAAAGGCTTCCTCGGTCTCCTGCTCCCCGCCGACCATGAGGTGTGGACCGCCCGGGAGGCCGCGCTGCCCCTCGACGAACACGACCAGGTACGAGCGATGCCCGCCCCCGGCTTCTTGATCCAGGCAACCAAACACGACGGCATCGTCCGCCTCCTCAACCACGGCAGCGACCACAACGCCGAAGGCACCCCCCACTACAACCGCCTCGCCTACTCAACCCGCACCGCCCCCGACCTCACCGAGCCGACCGTGCCGGGCGAACACACTCAGGTCAGCTGTGAGCACCTCGACAACCACGTCTCGCTCGTCGGCGCTGCTGGGTTGCTCGGCCACCGGGGAAGCATCCGGCGCCTGCGGGTAAGTGGAGCAATGGCGGCGTCGTGGTGGGAGGCCAGTGGTGGGCGGATCGAGGTGGTGAGTGTGCTGCATGGGCGGATCGAGGTGCGGTGTGTGTTGGTCGACGGACCGCCCGGCATCGTGCGGCACGGCGGGTACGCCATCGCGGGACTGCAGCGACCTGAGGTGATCGCCAACGAAACGTGGGCGCAGGCAACGCGGGCCGATCGGTTGACGAGTGTGATGGTCGGGCTGCGCGGGTACGCGCGTTCCGGCGTACACAGGAACCTCGACGTCAACGCATTCGGCCCGCACTCCGCGACGCCGTACCTCGAGGCTGAGCACCACGGAACAGATCCGCTGGTGCTCGTGGCCGCGGTGGTACTGTCCGGCGACACGGTCTGGCCGGGCGCGGTGGCTGAGGGGATCGAGGTCACGGTCGACGGTCTCGGCGTACACCTGCGGTTCGCGGACGGGACCACGGCAGGCGTACGACTCGGCGAGGAGGTGGGTGATGGCGGAGCAGCCCCGAACGCGGGCGCGCCGGCGTGACCCCGAGTCGGCCCGGACCATCCGCGACGTGGCCGCCCGGGCCGGCGTCTCCACCGCGACCGTCTCCCGTGTTGTCAATGGCAACTATCCGGTGGCGGCCTCGACCCGCGACGCGGTCGAACGCGCAATGCGCGACCTCGGGTACGTCGCCAACGCGCACGCCCGCGCCCTGGCCGGCTCGACCACGCGCGTCGTCGGCATCGTGGTCAGCGAGATCGTCGACCCGTTCTTCGCCTACATCGCCCGCGGCGTACAGGCCGAAGCGCTCGCATCCGGCCGCCTCTGTCTGGTCTGCTCGACGCAGGGCGGCGAGTCCGCCGAGCTCCGCTTCGTCGACCTCCTCCTCGAGCAGCGCGCCGACGCCGTGATCCTGGTCGGCGGCGCGGTCGAGGACAAGGAGTACTTCGCCGCGGTCGGGCAGCGCGCCCGTCAGTTGGCGAGCAGCGGCTCGAGTCTTGTGCTCTGCGGCCGACCGGGGCTCGAGACCGGCGTACCGGCGTACGCGGTCGAGTACGACAACGCCGGCGGCGCCGCGGCGATCACCGACCACCTGCTCAGCGCGGGGCACACGCGGATCCTCTACCTCGGCGGCCCGACGACGCTGTCCACGACGACGGCCCGGCTGCGCGGCTTCCGCCAGGCGTTCGCGGCGCGCAAGCTCGAGCACGACCCGAGCCTGGTCCGCACCGGTGCGTTCGGTCGCCAGTGGGGGTACGAGCAGACCTTGCGCGCGCTCGACGACGGCCTCGACTTCACCGCGATCTTCGCCGCCAACGACATCGTCGCGGCCGGGGTGTACGTCGCCCTGCGCGAACGCGGCCTGGCCATCCCCGACGACGTGTCGGTGGTCGGGTACGACGACGTACCGGTGGCCACCGAACTGCAGCCGGCGCTGACCACGGTGCGGGTGCCGCTGGAGGAGCTCGGGCGCGCCGCGGTCCGGGCCGGGCTCGCGGGCCAGGACCCGAACGCGGACCCGTTCGCCCACCAGCAGCCGATGACCACACTCGGCACGGTCGTCGTCGTGCGTGATTCGGTCGGGCCGCCGCGATGATCACTCACAGCTAACTCCCAGTCTGTGCATCGCTCGGTGATCACGGTGATTCACAGCGTGACCAGGCGTGACGCTATGTCCGGACTTGACTAGCCTCGTATCTCAGCGTGACCATGCGGTGCTTGACATATCCGGCTTGGACGATTGAGACTCAGGTCACTTTCGCGATCCGAGAGCGCTCTCAACTCCGTCCAAGTTCCAGGGAGCACGTCACATGCGGCCCAGCGCCCGCTACCGCCCCATCGCAGGACTGCTCGCGTGCGCCGCGGTCCTGCTCGTCACCGCCGCCTGTGGTGGTGGTTCCAGTACGTCCGGTCCGACCGCCGCCAAGACGGACGGGCCGAAGATCAAGCTGACCATCGCGACCTTCAACGAGTTCGGGTACGACGACCTGTACACGGAGTACGAGGCCGCGCACCCGAACATCAC from Kribbella sp. NBC_00709 carries:
- a CDS encoding LacI family DNA-binding transcriptional regulator translates to MAEQPRTRARRRDPESARTIRDVAARAGVSTATVSRVVNGNYPVAASTRDAVERAMRDLGYVANAHARALAGSTTRVVGIVVSEIVDPFFAYIARGVQAEALASGRLCLVCSTQGGESAELRFVDLLLEQRADAVILVGGAVEDKEYFAAVGQRARQLASSGSSLVLCGRPGLETGVPAYAVEYDNAGGAAAITDHLLSAGHTRILYLGGPTTLSTTTARLRGFRQAFAARKLEHDPSLVRTGAFGRQWGYEQTLRALDDGLDFTAIFAANDIVAAGVYVALRERGLAIPDDVSVVGYDDVPVATELQPALTTVRVPLEELGRAAVRAGLAGQDPNADPFAHQQPMTTLGTVVVVRDSVGPPR
- a CDS encoding DUF2264 domain-containing protein; the encoded protein is MTQLQLPAPDRVLSSRTGYTRETWLGVADHLLDSLVPWFSASGAQVRLPGRGSWSGADCDGLEGFARSFLLAAFRIAADGGDERLVERYARGLVAGAAGEWPRLTPCSQQMVEAAAIAVGLHESRAWLWDKLDVPEQEKVVDWLSGFVGSRTWDNNWRLFQVVGEQFLASVGAPYSQDDIDGGLDRIEDWYVGDGWYSDGDGQNFDHYIGWAMHLYPGLWTRMAGPSAEGRLAVYKERLHRFLEDAVHLTGTDGAPIHFGRSLCYRMAAAAPYWMGALLDATPLTPGQTRRLCSGTLRHFVDHGAPDERGLLNLGWHHHFLPTTQPYSGPGSPYWASKGFLGLLLPADHEVWTAREAALPLDEHDQVRAMPAPGFLIQATKHDGIVRLLNHGSDHNAEGTPHYNRLAYSTRTAPDLTEPTVPGEHTQVSCEHLDNHVSLVGAAGLLGHRGSIRRLRVSGAMAASWWEASGGRIEVVSVLHGRIEVRCVLVDGPPGIVRHGGYAIAGLQRPEVIANETWAQATRADRLTSVMVGLRGYARSGVHRNLDVNAFGPHSATPYLEAEHHGTDPLVLVAAVVLSGDTVWPGAVAEGIEVTVDGLGVHLRFADGTTAGVRLGEEVGDGGAAPNAGAPA
- a CDS encoding hydroxyacid dehydrogenase produces the protein MPNPHTDPGSSPRLRTLVAMPAETWSEVITPAAHDRLENVANLLGLHPAGSVAAGLPRLEGAFAEVAEELAAAEVLLTGWGCPRITADVLDAAPKLRAIVHAAGTIKTFVDPVVFDRGIEVSSAAAANAIPVAEFTLAAIVLAAKRAFRHRDWFQASGTKRPLPGAPILGALGTTVGVLGASRIGRLVIERLQSLDVDVLVSDPYLSPAEATELGARWCELPELFAASNIVTVHAPLLQETAGLVSAELLAAMPDGSVLINTARGGLVDHAALERECVSGRLDAVLDVTDPEPLPLDSPLLRAPNVFITPHLAGAMGNEVTRLGEAAVAEVERLAAGQALAHSIHREDLGRIA